Part of the Verrucomicrobiia bacterium genome is shown below.
TGCCACACCACTTTGCCCAAGATGACGCCGTCTTTTTTCGGCACCAAAAGCGGGCCATTGGCGTCTTCCCAGTCCGGGTTGACGGCCTTTAGGTGGAAGTGGTTTGGCTTGTTTTTTAGCTGTTTAACCGTCACCTCCGCCTCTCCCAGCCGGCAGGCGACAAAGGCCCCTTCCAAAAGGGCCGGGTCTTTCTGTGAAAAATCGACCGCCACCACGTCGCCGGAGGAAAAAACCGGCGCCATCGATTCCCCCACCACCTTGATGCAGTAGCAGTTCTCCTCGTTGGGCAACTGGTCTTTCGGCACCACCAAGAATGCTTCTATATCCAGCTCGTTTATTTCCCGCCCGGAACCGAGCGAGGCGGCATCCGCAAAAAGCGGCAGCGTGGCCAAAAACTTGGGCTGGAAGCCGTGCGCCCCGCGCTCCGGCGGCACAATGTTCAAAACCACCGGCGGCCGCACGGCCGACTCGTCCGTAAAGAAGCGGGAGGGCTCCACCCCGATCCCTTTGGCGATTTTCGAAATTGTATCCGCCCGTGGGTCGGTTTGCCCTTCCTCGATTTTTTTCAAGGCCGTGTACTGCAGACCGGTCCGCCGGGCCAGTTGATACAAAGTCAGCCCCTTGGCCGTCCGCAGCGCTTTTATTCGTTCACCTATCTCCATTCTTTTCACCTCACTTTCATCTGTACTAACTTCCACATTATTATATAATACTAAAAAGCAATAGTCAAGAAAAAAGATAAAAAAATACTTGACTTTTGTACTACAACTTTATACTTTATAGTAAAATAGTATTATATGATAAATGAGTTTATTATTGAACAGATTGCAGAACAACAGATTATATGAGAAGATTAGGCCTTCTGGATAAGCTGAATATCCTTGGTGATACAATAACCCCATCGGATACCGAGGGTCGCCCAAGACGGACAATCCCCATCCGCCAAGCAAATCAGGAAGTTCAAAGCGACCTTTCCGGAGCAATCCCGCCAACAACGGCTAAAAAAGTTGCCCTGCCGGGAATTATGCAATTGGCGGGGGTTCACGGGAGAACCTTCAATTTGATGCGGGTTATGCAGACCAACGCCTGCAGCTTGAAATGCCGCTACTGCGCCACCCGCTGCGGCCGCAAACTGCGCCGCACCATCTTCCAGCCGGAGGAGCTGGCCTCCGTTTTCTACGCCGCTCACAAAAAGGGGTACACGGACGGCCTTTTTTTGACCTCCGGCATCCCCGGATCACCGGTTTCGATGATGGATAAGCTTTTGGCCACGCTCGAAATCTTGCGCAAGCGCTACAAATTCGGCGGCTACATTCATTTAAAAATCCTCCCCGGCGCCGAGCCGGAGCAAATTGTTCAGGCCGCCCGGCTCGCTTCACGCATCTCCCTGAACTGTGAAGCGCCGTCGGACGTCACCCTTTCCGAGATCGCCCCCGAAAAATCCCTTTCCAAAGTGATTTTGCCCTCCATCCAGAAAGCGGGGGAACTCTGGAAGGCCGGAAAACAGGAAGGGAAAAAGCTGGTGCCGATGGGGGTTACCACCCAGTTTATGGTCGGCCCGGGGCAGGAAAAAGACCGGGAAATCCTCTCGCTCGTTTCGCAGCTGGAAGGGAACGGATTCTTGCACCACGCCCATTTCTCCTCCTTTGCCCCGATGTCCGACACGCCGTTTGAGAATTTGGCCCCCACGCCGTTTACCCGCGGCTATCGGCTTTATCAGGCCGAGCACTTGTTGCGCATCTACAAACTTTCGGTCAGCGATATTCCCCTCGAAAAGGACGGCAATCTTTCACTCGAATTCGATCCCAAGCTCCACCGGGCGCTTCTGCATCCAGAACTCTTCCCGGTCGAAATAAAAACCGCTTCCTTTGAACAGCTTTTGACCGTTCCCGGCATCGGCCCTATCTCTGCTGGGCGTATTTTGACCGCCCGCCGGGAAGGGACGGTTTTTGAGCCGAAAGACTTGGCCCGGCTGGGAGTGCGCATCCGCCTGGCCAAAGAATTCGTCACCATCAATGGAGTGTACTTCGGCCAAACTCGGGAGGAAAGGCGGGAAGAGTATTTTCGGCAGCGCAAACCGGCCCGGCAGCTTTCACTTATTTCCCGCTATCCCATCGCCGGGGCCGTTTCTCCGGGGGCCTTTCGCTGAAATGACACCCTACGTCCCGATGTTCAACCAGCCCCCCATCCGGGTTGCGGACGCTTCCGAAGAGGCCCCGGCCGCCGTCGGTTTTCCCTCCCCGGCTGAGCCGTTCGCCGAAAAGGTTTTGAACTTAAATGCCCGTTTGATAAAGCACCCCGCCGCCACCTTTTTTCTTTCGGCCAAAGGGGATGCCTTGTTGGAGGCCGGTATCCGCCACGGCGATTTGCTGATTGTCGACCGCTCGCTGGAGTCCGCCCCCGGCCGGGTGGT
Proteins encoded:
- the umuD gene encoding translesion error-prone DNA polymerase V autoproteolytic subunit, giving the protein MTPYVPMFNQPPIRVADASEEAPAAVGFPSPAEPFAEKVLNLNARLIKHPAATFFLSAKGDALLEAGIRHGDLLIVDRSLESAPGRVVIAVVDGEFTVQYFERLKKNPAPKNQPNGSKSRSDNPFEIWGVVTYVIHPL
- a CDS encoding radical SAM protein — its product is MRRLGLLDKLNILGDTITPSDTEGRPRRTIPIRQANQEVQSDLSGAIPPTTAKKVALPGIMQLAGVHGRTFNLMRVMQTNACSLKCRYCATRCGRKLRRTIFQPEELASVFYAAHKKGYTDGLFLTSGIPGSPVSMMDKLLATLEILRKRYKFGGYIHLKILPGAEPEQIVQAARLASRISLNCEAPSDVTLSEIAPEKSLSKVILPSIQKAGELWKAGKQEGKKLVPMGVTTQFMVGPGQEKDREILSLVSQLEGNGFLHHAHFSSFAPMSDTPFENLAPTPFTRGYRLYQAEHLLRIYKLSVSDIPLEKDGNLSLEFDPKLHRALLHPELFPVEIKTASFEQLLTVPGIGPISAGRILTARREGTVFEPKDLARLGVRIRLAKEFVTINGVYFGQTREERREEYFRQRKPARQLSLISRYPIAGAVSPGAFR
- a CDS encoding XRE family transcriptional regulator; this translates as MEIGERIKALRTAKGLTLYQLARRTGLQYTALKKIEEGQTDPRADTISKIAKGIGVEPSRFFTDESAVRPPVVLNIVPPERGAHGFQPKFLATLPLFADAASLGSGREINELDIEAFLVVPKDQLPNEENCYCIKVVGESMAPVFSSGDVVAVDFSQKDPALLEGAFVACRLGEAEVTVKQLKNKPNHFHLKAVNPDWEDANGPLLVPKKDGVILGKVVWQWRKF